Genomic window (Sulfurovum riftiae):
CACTGATCCATCCGGAGATCACTGTGATGAGTGTACCTCAGGGCTGGGAAGATAAACTGGATCAATTAGGATAAAATGAGCAAAGTAAGTCAAGATATATTATTGCAAAGAGCCGAGAAGGAGTTTCTTCAGGGAGATTATGCGACCGCATTGAGATCGTATGGGCTGATACTGAAAGATTACCCTTCGTTGGATGAAGCGAAAGTCGGCGCCTACCTGAGCGACCTTGGAGAAGAGAATGCGGAAGAGGCGCAGGCACTATTCGACTATTACCAGATGATCAAGTCCGAGAAGAAGAATGCTGTGGAGATAATCCATTCTCTCATCGATTCGCTTGATACCACCAAAGAGAGTATTCGTGAACTTCTCGAGGCGCCAATGGAAGAGCAGGTCGAGTATGGAGATGGCATAAGATACAGTGATTTTCTGGCACTGGTCAAGAGTAGAGGCAGTTTCAAGAAGACATTTGAAGATATTATGTTCTCCACGAAAGTAGTGATCACAGACAAGGATGAGTTCATTGACTTCGTGACGAAGCTTGCCAACGAAGGATTCGACGAGATGGCGTTGGGCTATCTCGATGCAACAGCAAGCCTTTTTGGCAATGATCAGGAAGTATTGGCACTCTATAATGTGGTCCAGGGAATGAAAAAGTGAAAATAGCCTTTGAAAAAGAGGGGTATAGGTACCTTACAGACGATACCTCCAAACTGGATGAAGAAACCCTTTTTCTAAAAACAGCGCAGAATACGCCCTATTACGATAAACTGGAAAAGAAGCCTGAATACATCACACCAGCTGAGTTGATCTCATTCTGGGGACTTGACAAAATGAAAGTGGTAGGTGTGACCGGTACGAACGGGAAAACCACTGTGACAGCCGCAATCTACTCCTTTCTGCTCGATCTTGATGAGAAGCCTGCATTGCAGGGGACACGAGGCCTTTTCGCCGAAGAGAAGCGTATAGAAGAGAAGAGTATGACAACCCCGTCCATTCTCGAAACGCTGCATAATATGAAGCAAACGATGGATCTTGGGTGTAACTACTTCATTATGGAGGTCAGTTCGCATGCGATCGATCAGAAGCGCATTGAAGGGCTGACCTTTGCTTTGAAGGTACATACGAACGTTACCAGTGACCATCTGGACTATCATGGTACTGTCGAGGAGTACAGGCGTGTCAAAAGCCTCTTTTTTGCGGATGATACGATGAAACTGCTCAATAAAGATGATATTGGCAATATTACTTACAATCCGAAGCATGCATACAGTTATGGTGTGGATGAGCCGGCAACCTATAAAGTACAGGCTTTTTCCCTGCTGCACGGTATCACAGCAGGAATCAAATACCTGCAGGAAGAAGCGACATTCCATTCACCGATGATGGGACTGTTCAACCTTTTCAATTTGATGGCGGCGATCGGTTCTGTGCATCTGCTTACCAAGCGTCCCATTCAGGAAATATGTGATGTAGTTGAGAATTTTGCCGGTGTAGCGGGGCGTATGGAAGTGGTCAGCCGTGATCCGCTTGTCATTGTTGATTTTGCCCATACGGATGACGGTATTCATGCGGTACTGGAATCCATGAAAGACAGAGACATCTCTGTGGTGTTTGGTGCAGGGGGAAACCGCGACAAAGAGAAGAGACCCCGTATGGGTGCGGCAGCCGGAAGATATGCGAATAAGATCTATGTCACTTCCGACAACCCGCGTGATGAAATACCGGAAATGATACTTGAAGATATTCTTGTGGGACTGCATGGTAAAGAGAATGTGACCGCCACGCCTGACAGACGGCTTGCTATCAAAATGGCATTGGATGCATTGGAGCCTGATGAAGTACTGCTTATTCTTGGAAAGGGTGATGAGGATTATCAGGAGATCAAAGGGGTGAAGCATCATTTCGATGACAGGGAAGTTGTGAGAGAGTTGTTGGGGATCTCTTGATTCTTCCCTTGTAGGGTCGGTTCACCGACCACACACAATACACAATAAAATGGTCGGTGAACCGACCCTACGGGTTTATATTCCCCATCTCAAACTTTTCTCCCGTCTCCTGTGTATGTTTGTAGAGTTTCCATGCATGGTATATCTGGTAAGTTATCCATCCGAAGGAGAGTATGGTCAACAGGCCGGCAGGGTAGATGAAGGGTGTGAGGTAGAGTGACAACAGGAATGTGACAAGTGTTGCCAAATGGATGTAGAGGTGTTTGTTGGCAGTTTTTGGGTGGATGACCTCGTGCATCATCGGTGCGGTGAAGTAGCCCTGTGAATTGAGGTGGAACCAGGTCAGGAACGGGACGATCTTGTAGAAC
Coding sequences:
- a CDS encoding UDP-N-acetylmuramoyl-L-alanyl-D-glutamate--2,6-diaminopimelate ligase; translated protein: MKIAFEKEGYRYLTDDTSKLDEETLFLKTAQNTPYYDKLEKKPEYITPAELISFWGLDKMKVVGVTGTNGKTTVTAAIYSFLLDLDEKPALQGTRGLFAEEKRIEEKSMTTPSILETLHNMKQTMDLGCNYFIMEVSSHAIDQKRIEGLTFALKVHTNVTSDHLDYHGTVEEYRRVKSLFFADDTMKLLNKDDIGNITYNPKHAYSYGVDEPATYKVQAFSLLHGITAGIKYLQEEATFHSPMMGLFNLFNLMAAIGSVHLLTKRPIQEICDVVENFAGVAGRMEVVSRDPLVIVDFAHTDDGIHAVLESMKDRDISVVFGAGGNRDKEKRPRMGAAAGRYANKIYVTSDNPRDEIPEMILEDILVGLHGKENVTATPDRRLAIKMALDALEPDEVLLILGKGDEDYQEIKGVKHHFDDREVVRELLGIS